From the genome of Eucalyptus grandis isolate ANBG69807.140 chromosome 2, ASM1654582v1, whole genome shotgun sequence, one region includes:
- the LOC104435382 gene encoding lysM domain receptor-like kinase 3: MSALMCKTKMAVEATEPARRPPSSSPRRPPTSSPRLSASQTTRFAPASSDPSPSASSSGGYYTSTSFPKHSSVTGTSTGTGSSSLSGFRHSLPDNPVIYDFSELRSATNNFLAKPRHSSSSSSCWRCSLRGKDVIVFRRKFRRKIEMGSLKELLGMICRSHLVSIAKLLGASVSGDNIFLAYEFVDGASLSDCLRNPKIPNFTVLGTWMSRMQVAADVAHGLDYIHNNTGLNMILVHNHIKSSSVLVTEPSFRAKICHFGTAQLCGEEDENDEGAGEGPSASPRLKRSDSRRMQFEGARGYMSPEFRVTGVATQKSDVYSFGVVLLELLSGEEPFKYKYDKESREFVRTSIIDTARAAVDGDGGGGAEGRLRKWVDRRLSDSFPVEVAEKLVRLGLECVEADPDRRPDMSRVEGKVSKLYMQSKSWSNSINVPTNISVSIGPR, translated from the exons ATGAGCGCTCTTATGTGCAAGACCAAAATGGCGGTGGAAGCGACGGAGCCCGCGAGAAGAccaccctcctcctccccgAGAAGACCACCCACCTCCTCCCCGCGACTCTCCGCGTCGCAGACCACCAGATTTGCCCCCGCCTCCTCCGACCCCTCCCCCTCCGCCTCCTCCAGCGGCGGCTACTACACCTCCACCTCCTTCCCCAAGCACTCCTCCGTCACCGGCACCAGCACCGGCACCGGCAGCTCCTCCCTCTCCGGCTTCCGCCACTCCCTCCCGGACAACCCCGTCATCTACGACTTCTCCGAGCTCCGCTCCGCCACCAACAACTTCCTCGCCAAGCCCCgccactcctcctcctcctcctcctgctggCGCTGCTCCCTCCGCGGCAAGGACGTCATCGTCTTCCGGCGCAAGTTCCGGCGCAAGATCGAGATGGGCAGCCTCAAGGAGCTCCTCGGGATGATCTGCCGGAGCCACCTGGTCAGCATCGCGAAGCTGCTCGGCGCCTCCGTCTCCGGCGACAACATCTTCTTGGCCTACGAGTTCGTCGACGGCGCCAGCCTCTCCGATTGCCTGCGGAACCCTAAGATTCCCAATTTCACGGTCCTCGGGACCTGGATGTCGAGGATGCAGGTCGCCGCCGACGTCGCGCACGGCCTCGATTACATCCACAACAACACCGGCCTCAACATGATCCTCGTCCACAATCACATCAAGAGCAGCAGCGTCCTGGTGACGGAGCCGTCGTTCAGGGCCAAGATCTGCCACTTCGGCACCGCCCAGCTGTGCGGCGAGGAGGACGAGAACGAC GAGGGGGCCGGGGAGGGGCCATCGGCTTCGCCGCGGCTGAAGCGTTCGGACAGCCGGAGAATGCAGTTCGAGGGGGCCCGAGGTTACATGTCGCCGGAGTTCCGGGTCACCGGCGTCGCGACCCAGAAGTCCGACGTCTACTCCTTCGGGGTCGTGCTCTTGGAATTACTATCAG GTGAAGAGCCGTTCAAGTATAAATACGATAAGGAGAGCCGGGAGTTCGTGAGGACGTCGATCATCGACACCGCGAGGGCGGCGGTCGATGGGGACGGAGGCGGCGGGGCGGAGGGGAGGCTGAGGAAGTGGGTGGACCGGCGGCTGAGCGATTCGTTCCCGGTGGAGGTGGCGGAGAAGCTGGTGCGGCTGGGGCTGGAGTGCGTGGAGGCGGATCCGGACCGGAGGCCCGACATGAGCCGGGTCGAAGGGAAGGTGTCCAAGCTGTACATGCAATCCAAGAGCTGGTCCAACAGCATCAATGTCCCCACCAACATATCGGTCTCGATCGGACCCCGATGA